In one window of Phalacrocorax aristotelis chromosome W, bGulAri2.1, whole genome shotgun sequence DNA:
- the MYO9B gene encoding unconventional myosin-IXb isoform X3, whose product MSVKDADSAVCQAYNLHIYPQLSTESAPCCKVTATKDSTSSDVIKDVINILNLDVSKHYVLVEVKESGGEEWVLDINDSPVHRVLLWPRRAQDEHPQKDGYYFLLQERNTDGTIKYVQMQLVSKETDARRLVERGFLPWYREDVDDLCNLPSLTETTLLENLKCRFLKHKIYTYAGSILIAINPFKFLPIYNPKYVKMYENHQLGKLEPHIFAIADVAYHTMLKKHINQCIVISGESGSGKTQSTNFLIHCLTALSQKGYASGVERTILGAGPVLEAFGNAKTAHNNNSSRFGKFIQVNYLENGIVRGAVVEKYLLEKSRLVSQEKDERNYHVFYYLLLGVNEEERKEFHLKQPEDYFYLNQHNLKIEDGEDLRHDFERLKQAMEMVGFLSATKKQIFSILSAILYLGNVTYKKKATGRDEGLEVGPPEVLDILSQLLKVKREILVEVLTKRKTVTANDKLILPYSLNEAITARDSMAKSLYSALFDWIVLRINHALLNKKDMEESVMCLSIGVLDIFGFEDFETNSFEQFCINYANEQLQYYFNQHIFKLEQEEYKSEGITWHNIDYTDNVACIHLISKKPTGLFYLLDEESNFPHATNQTLLAKFKQQHEENKFFVGTPVMEPAFIIRHFAGKVKYQIKDFREKNMDYMRPDIVALLRSSDSAYVRELIGMDPVAVFRWAVLRAAIQAMAVFAEAGRQRAQKTAGVIRQGPRVPLGELQRSNTPVEKVYRDMHEQIIASIKGLPWQGDDPCKLLRSLSRLQHRSHFMKSRGIKQKQIIPKNLLDSKSLKLIVSMTLHDRTTKSLLHLHKKKKPPSISAQFQTSLNKLLEALGKAEPFFIRCIRSNAEKKELLFDENLVLQQLRYTGMLETVRIRSSGYSTKYTFQEFIDQFQVLLPKNAKASKEGICVHLKKLKLDENYYQIGMTKVFMKEVGQQILKDTLHKEVIRKIILLQSWLRMVLERRRFLRTRQAAIVLQACWRSRCVRMALQRNNAAVYIQSAWRRYREQKCYLQQKRRICLLQAMVRGYLQRKRFQKMAIEKQKAEEKQREMQEDQDRENDVSKDEQSEPATDQLPVKQKSELDQAVGDRGQTPDEQAEDLSSSEKATLPQKNVTEGTEKVTNSREKRESRRQRGLEHNDLQNKHVLFSFEGPSLLFNEEQTSSEEALETVPVPKKSTAQDTVLQGSSEGEKSPSEEKALPDTPPSSEIKESSSIPEQPPVSEGEKVDDKAVDRMKTQGNQNNQIKGSQSFNCPERPTNLALNLHNTLSAPGSLQSPVECWADKGKHLAQKATKDLDSPTSSQIQRYVDDPEKLKYKREKWKGKRQSDAGQNDMLSQSLDGRTRADKSPQDQLEKKGSSSSLSDLSTLAQSIAMNQQSPDTIEEEKGNKKYPVQKKPGDLLPTSDAAVSVQSASHQVDAKSAFKSPLRRLLGKKPDKKTPKESPDVTDEGEGISLVSCVLFADTGGTQKASDASGQPSRLQAGERPVKEGSKTKKNRTIKISKISSVSQNWRASMVREIANANELKDLDEFLLNKINDLPSQKSGVECLFFEATEKFRGNIKTMYSAPNGQIHVGYKDLVENYQLLVTNLAKKTEEKEVKLVLNLFQSLLDEFIRGYTKKEESEQPKQTKAQKKKRKQERAIEEHNGHVFTNYQVSIRQSCEHCSSYIWPMEKACLCSVCKLTCHKKCMSKIQSSCTSCGKKNEQDAEPRHFGVCVSALTSKENSVPIVMEKLLEYVEMHGLYTEGIYRKSGSANRMKELKQLLQADPNSVKLENYPIHTITGILKQWLRELPDPLMTSAQYHDFLRAVELPEKQEQLCAIYSVLEQLPQANHNTLERLIFHLVKVALIEDVNRMSPNALAIVFAPCLLRCPDTSDPLTSMKDVSKTTMCVEMLIKEQIRKYKKKMDEINQLEAAESIAFRRLSLLRQNTSKSSQVKGNDSGNSELDSVHEEEEVSEADNREKEILIDRLQSIKEEKEDITYRLPELDQRGSDEENVDSETSASTESLLEDRTGRMDTEAITGLHCRAQSCSMPAKDICKVPSLLQTSSNSSSASRASRQRSSLTLPKIKVPRRTPVMPTANIKLPPGIFKRTESQGTISANEASQMMVRRREQPARRTDKIHSVYIAQGSATAHAQELLDEYEPTAKVKRRFSDPYSHVPCIEK is encoded by the exons ATGAGTGTAAAAGATGCTGATAGTGCAGTTTGCCAGGCCTATAATCTTCATATTTACCCCCAACTCTCAACAGAAAGTGCTCCCTGCTGCAAAGTGACAGCAACCAAGGATAGCACATCTTCAGATGTCATCAAGGATGTGATTAATATCTTAAACTTGGATGTCTCGAAACATTACGTGCTCGTGGAAGTGAAGGAATCAGGTGGAGAAGAATGGGTACTTGATATAAATGATTCTCCTGTCCATAGGGTTTTACTTTGGCCTCGTCGTGCTCAGGATGAGCATCCGCAAAAGGATGGGtactattttcttttgcaagaaaGGAACACTGATGGGACCATCAAATATGTCCAGATGCAGTTGGTTTCCAAGGAGACAGATGCTCGACGATTGGTTGAAAGGGGTTTTCTTCCATGGTATCGGGAGGACGTTGATGACTTGTGCAATCTCCCCAGCTTAACGGAGACAACGCTCCTAGAGAATCTCAAATGCCGCTTTCTAAAACACAAAATTTATACTTACGCAGGAAGTATTCTGATTGCGATTAACCCCTTCAAGTTCCTGCCCATTTATAATCCTAAATATGTCAAGATGTATGAGAATCATCAGCTTGGGAAGTTGGAGCCTCATATTTTTGCCATTGCTGATGTGGCTTATCACACAATGCTTAAAAAACATATTAATCAGTGCATCGTTATATCAGGTGAAAGTGGGTCTGGGAAAACTCAAAGCACAAACTTCTTAATTCACTGCCTCACAGCACTGAGCCAGAAAGGGTACGCGAGTGGTGTGGAGAGAACTATTCTAGGAGCTGGACCAGTTCTGGAG GCATTTGGAAATGCAAAAACAGCACATAACAATAACTCCAGTCGTTTTGGAAAGTTTATTCAAGTCAACTATTTAGAGAATGGTATTGTCCGAGG GGCTGTGGTTGAAAAATACCTGCTTGAAAAATCTCGTCTGGTTTCTCAAGAGAAAGATGAAAG GAACTACCATGTCTTTTATTACTTGCTACTTGGAGTCAATGAGGAAGAGCGTAAAGAATTTCACCTCAAGCAACCTGAAGATTATTTCTACCTCAATCAG CATAACTTGAAAATTGAAGATGGGGAAGATCTCCGACATGACTTTGAAAGATTAAAACAAGCCATGGAGATGGTTGGCTTCCtttcagcaacaaaaaaaca gaTTTTTTCAATACTTTCAGCTATTCTTTATCTGGGCAATGTTACGTACAAGAAGAAAGCTACAGGTCGTGATGAAGGGTTGGAAGTAGGACCTCCTGAAGTGTTGGACATTCTTTCCCAACTTTTGAAA GTTAAACGAGAAATTCTAGTAGAAGtgctaacaaaaagaaaaactgtgacTGCTAATGATAAGCTTATTTTGCCGTATAGTCTCAATGAG GCAATAACAGCTCGTGATTCGATGGCAAAGTCCTTATACAGTGCTCTGTTTGATTGGATTGTTCTGCGAATTAATCATGCGCTCCTtaataagaaggacatggaggaaTCTGTTATG TGTTTGTCCATTGGTGTACTTGATATTTTTGGATTTGAAGACTTTGAAACCAACAGTTTTGAACAGTTCTGTATAAATTATGCAAATGAGCAGCTTCAGTATTATTTCAATCAGCATATTTTCAAATTGGAGCAG GAGGAATATAAGAGTGAAGGGATCACTTGGCACAATATTGACTATACTGATAATGTGGCCTGCATTCACTTAATCAGCAAGAAGCCCACTGGCCTCTTCTATCTTCTGGATGAAGAAAGCAA TTTTCCACATGCCACCAACCAAACTCTGCTTGCAAAATTCAAACAGCAGCATGAGGAGAACAAGTTTTTTGTTGGAACCCCGGTGATGGAGCCAGCCTTTATTATTCGACATTTTGCCGGGAAAGTTAAATACCAGATAAAA gatttcagagagaaaaatatggaTTACATGAGACCAGATATTGTTGCTTTGCTACGAAGCAGTGACAGTGCTTACGTTCGGGAGCTGATAGGAATGGACCCCGTCGCTGTGTTCCGTTGGGCAGTTTTGCGGGCAGCTATTCAAGCAATGGCTGTCTTTGCAGAAGCTGGACGCCAGAGAGCCCAGAAGACTGCAG GAGTGATACGTCAAGGACCCAGAGTTCCCCTTGGAGAACTCCAGAGATCAAATACACCAGTAGAAAAAGTTTATCG AGACATGCATGAACAAATCATCGCAAGTATAAAAGGACTTCCATGGCAGGGCGATGATCCCTGTAAGCTGCTTCGGTCACTCAGTCGGCTTCAACACCGCTCCCACTTCAT gaaaagtAGAGGTATCAAACAAAAGCAGATCATTCCCAAG AACTTGCTGGATTCCAAATCTCTGAAGCTCATAGTAAGCATGACTCTGCACGATCGAACTACAAAATCCCTCTTGCACCTacacaaaaagaagaaaccccCTAGCATAAGCGCACAGTTCCAG actTCGCTTAATAAGTTACTGGAGGCACTGGGTAAAGCTGAGCCGTTCTTCATCCGTTGCATCCGCTCCAATGCTGAGAAG AAAGAGTTGCTTTTTGATGAAAACTTGGTGCTTCAACAGTTAAGATACACTGGCATGCTAGAAACCGTGCGAATCAGAAGCTCTGGCTACAGCACGAAATATACATTCCAG GAATTCATAGACCAGTTTCAGGTGTTACTGCCCAAAAATGCAAAAGCCTCCAAGGAAGGCATTTGCGTTCATTTGAAGAAACTAAAACTGGATGAGAACTACTATCAAATAGGAATGACCAAG GTCTTTATGAAAGAGGTTGGCCAGCAAATACTAAAGGATACACTACACAAAGAGGTGatcaggaaaataattctcCTTCAGAGCTGGCTCAGGATGGTTTTGGAAAGGAGACGCTTTCTCAGAACAAGGCAGGCAGCCATTGTTTTACAG GCTTGCTGGCGTTCCCGTTGCGTTAGGATGGCACTGCAGAGGAATAATGCTGCTGTTTATATTCAGTCAGCATGGAGAAGATACAGGGAGCAAAAATGCTACCTTCAGCAGAAGAGGAGAATTTGTCTCCTGCAGGCCATGGTCAGAGGGTATCTACAGCGTAAAAG ATTTCAAAAAATGGCtatagaaaagcagaaagctgaagaaaagcagagagaaatgcaGGAAGACCAAGACAGAGAGAATGATGTGAGCAAGGATGAGCAGAGCGAACCAGCAACAGATCAGTTGCCTGTGAAACAGAAGTCAGAGCTTGATCAAGCCGTCGGGGACAGAGGTCAAACTCCAGATGAGCAAGCTGAAGACCTGAGCTCATCTGAAAAAGCCACATTACCCCAGAAGAACGTGACAGAGGGCACTGAGAAAGTAACAAACAGCCGGGAGAAACGTGAATCTCGCCGGCAGAGGGGGCTGGAACATAACGACTTACAGAATAAGCATGTCCTGTTTTCCTTCGAAGGACCATCTTTACTGTTCAATGAGGAACAAACATCATCTGAGGAGGCCCTGGAAACTGTTCCAGTGCCAAAGAAATCCACAGCACAAGATACTGTCCTTCAAGGAAGCAGTGAGGGAGAGAAAAGTCCAAGTGAAGAAAAAGCTCTTCCAGACACACCGCCATCAAGTGAGATAAAAGAAAGCAGTTCTATTCCTGAGCAACCACCTGTATCAGAAGGGGAGAAAGTAGATGATAAGGCAGTTGATAGAATGAAAACACAAGGGAACCAAAATAACCAGATAAAAGGCAGCCAAAGCTTTAACTGCCCTGAAAGGCCGACAAATCTCGCACTGAATCTTCATAATACGCTTTCTGCTCCTGGGAGCTTACAATCTCCAGTTGAATGCTGGGCAGATAAAGGCAAACATCTTGCTCAGAAGGCAACCAAAGATCTGGATAGTCCCACTTCTTCCCAAATCCAGAGATATGTGGATGACCCAGAGAAACTAAAGTACAAGAGAGAGAAGTGGAAAGGCAAGAGACAGTCTGATGCTGGTCAGAATGATATGCTGAGTCAGTCTCTGGATGGAAGAACACGTGCGGATAAGTCTCCTCAGGATCAGCTAGA AAAGAAGGGGAGTTCATCTTCATTAAGTGATCTTTCAACACTCGCCCAATCCATTGCCATGAATCAG CAGTCACCAGATAcaatagaagaagaaaagggcaACAAGAAATATCCTGTGCAAAAGAAGCCCGGTGACCTCTTACCTACCTCAGATGCAGCTGTTTCTGTGCAGTCAGCAAGTCACCAAGTAGATGCCAA GTCTGCTTTTAAAAGTCCTTTGCGTAGACTTTTGGGGAAAAAGCCAGACAAGAAAACTCCAAAGGAGAGTCCTGATGTGACTGATGAAGGAGAAGGCATCTCCCTTGTATCCTGTGTCCTCTTTGCAGATACAGGAGGAACCCAGAAAGCTTCAGACG CTTCTGGACAGCCAAGTCGCCTCCAGGCAGGGGAACGCCCTGTGAAAGAGGGcagtaaaacaaagaagaaCCGTACTATAAAAATCAGCAAGATCTCAAGTGTGTCTCAGAATTGGCGAGCTTCCATGGTCCGTGAGATTGCAAATGCCAATGAACTGAAAGATCTCGATGAGTTCCTCCTAAACAAG ATCAATGACTTACCCTCCCAGAAGTCTGGTGTGgaatgtttgttttttgaagCCACAGAGAAGTTTAGAGGAAACATCAAGACCATGTACTCTGCTCCT AATGGGCAAATCCATGTTGGCTACAAAGATCTGGTGGAAAATTACCAGCTTCTAGTTACAAATCTGgccaaaaaaacagaagagaaagaagtgaaGCTGGTTTTGAATCTCTTCCAATCCCTTCTGGATGAATTCATCAGAGGATATACAAAAAAGGAGGAGTCTGAGCAGCCCAAG CAAACTAAAGCCCAGAAGAAGAAACGAAAACAAGAGCGTGCA ATTGAAGAACACAATGGCCACGTATTCACAAACTATCAAGTGAGCATACGGCAATCGTGTGAACACTGCTCGTCCTACATCTGGCCCATGGAAAAGGCCTGTCTCTGCAGTG TTTGCAAGTTGACTTGTCACAAGAAATGCATGTCCAAAATCCAGAGCAGCTGTACGTCCTGTGGAAAAAAG AATGAACAGGACGCAGAACCACGTCATTTTGGAGTCTGTGTGAGTGCCCTGACCAGCAAGGAGAATTCAGTCCCCATTGTCATGGAGAAGTTGCTAGAGTATGTGGAGATGCACGGCCTCTACACAGAAGGCATTTACAGGAAATCAGGATCAGCAAATCGTATGAAGGAGCTGAAACAGTTGCTGCAAGCAG ATCCAAACTCAGTGAAACTGGAGAATTACCCTATTCACACGATTACGGGGATCCTTAAGCAATGGCTACGGGAATTACCAGATCCACTGATGACATCTGCGCAGTACCATGATTTTCTCCGAGCTGTAG AACTACCAGAAAAACAGGAGCAACTCTGTGCCATTTACAGTGTCCTTGAACAGCTTCCACAAGCAAATCATAATACCTTGGAGCGACTCATCTTCCATCTGGTCAA AGTGGCTTTGATAGAAGATGTCAACCGTATGTCACCCAACGCCTTGGCCATTGTTTTCGCTCCATGCCTCTTGCGTTGTCCTGATACCTCAGACCCTTTAACCAGCATGAAGGATGTTTCAAAAACAACCAT GTGTGTAGAGATGCTCATAAAGGAACAGATAAGgaagtacaagaaaaaaatggatgaaataaatcagctggaagcagctgagAGCATTGCTTTCCGACGACTCTCATTGCTTCGGCAGAATACG AGTAAAAGCTCACAGGTCAAAGGAAATGACAGTGGCAACTCAGAACTGGACTCGGTGCATGAAGAAGAAGAAGTTTCTGAAGCTGATAACCGGGAAAAGGAGATTCTCATTGATCGCTTACAGtcaataaaagaagaaaa GGAAGATATAACTTACCGGTTACCTGAGCTTGATCAGCGAGGCTCTGATGAGGAAAACGTAGACTCTGAGACCTCAGCAAGCACAGAGAGCCTACTTGAGGATAGGACAGGACGGATGGATACCGAAG CAATTACTGGATTACACTGCCGTGCTCAGAGCTGCAGCATGCCTGCCAAAGACATTTGCAAAGTGCCTTCTCTTTTGCAAACCTCTTCAAATTCTTCCTCTGCATCCCGGGCTTCAAGACAGAGATCATCTTTAACACTGCCCAAGATTAAAGTGCCCCGTCGAACTCCAGTGATGCCAACAGCAAATATAAAACTTCCTCCTGGGATTTTCAAACGGACAGAATCCCAGGGCACGATTTCAGCGAACGAAGCGTCTCAGATGATGGTGAGACgaagggagcagccagcaaGGCGAACTGATAAAATTCACTCTGTGTACATTGCACAAGGGTCTGCAACGGCCCACGCTCAGGAACTCTTGGATGAATACGAACCCACAGCAAAAGTAAAACGGAGGTTTTCAGACCCTTACTCTCACGTTCCCTGTATAGAGAAGTGA